In the Nitrospira sp. genome, TCCCAACGGCAAGATTTATCTTCCGATGGAGAAAGTGCTGGGGTATATCTTTGAGGGGCTGATCCCCAACAGTTGGCCCTCCAACGCCTTCCTCGTTAATGGCGCCCGGTTTTATCAAGATACGGGCTGCCATCCAGAGTACTCCACGCCGGAGTGCGATAACATTCTCGATCTCGTGATCCACGACAAGGCGGGCGAGCGCTTGCTGGAAGCCTGTTTGCCGGCCGCTGAGGAACGATTGCGGGAAGAGGGGCTCTCAGGCGAAATCTACATCTTTAAGAACAATACCGATTCGCTTGGGAACACCTACGGGTGCCACGAAAACTATCTCATGCGGCGGGATGTGGATTTCTGGAAGGTGACCGAACAACTCATCCCGTTTTTCGTCACCAGGCAAATCTACTCCGGCGCGGGCAAGGTGCTGAAAGTGTCCGGCAAGCCGCAGTACTTTATTTCCCAGCGGGCGCAACATATTCACGAAAAGACCTCATCTTCGACGACATCCTCGCGAAGCATCATCAATACCCGGGATGAACCGCATGCCGACGCGGAAAAATACCGGCGTCTCCACATCATCGTGGGTGATTCCAATATGTCGGAGTATGCCACGTATTTGAAGGTGGGAACCGCCACGTTGGTGCTCTCGATGATCGAGGCCGGATTCTCTGTGACCGGCATGGAACTCGAAGATCCCGTAAAGGCCATTCGCGAGATTTCCCGCGATCCCAGCCTGAACAAGAAGGTCAAGCTGGATGACGGCCGGCAGATGACCGCGATCGAGATTCAACGAGTCTACGTCAAGCGGGCGGCGGAATTCCTCGATGCGCAGGCGCACGATCCGGTGTTGGACGATGTGCTGGAAAAATGGATTTCGGTGCTGGATCGTCTCGAAGAGGACCCGATGCAGTTGGTCCATGAAGTCGACTGGGTGATGAAGAAGCACCTCATCCAATCCTATACCGAGAAGAAGGATTGCGGGTGGGACGACCCTCGCGTGTTTCTGCTGGATTTGCAATTTCATGACGTCAAACGCACCCGCGGGCTGTATTATTTAATGGAGAACCGCGGCATGGCCGTTCGAGTGGTGGAGGAAGAGGCCGTGCAGCGGGCCATGTCGGTGCCGCCGCAGACGACGAGGGCCAAAGTCCGGGGTGACTTTATCCGGTTTGCCAGAGCCAAAAACCGCTCCTATACGGTGGACTGGACCTATTTGAAGCTAAACGGCTATTGGGAAGAAACGATTCTCTGCATGGATCCGTTCAGTGCGGTGAACCGGCGGGTTGAAGAATTGTTGTCGCAGGTGTCCGGGGCGCGATTGTATCGCTAATGCAGTCGGACCATGTGAATCGAACCACGGCCATGTCATTTCTTGATCGCGTGCTCATTATTTCCGTCGTGTTGCTCGCCAGCGTGTTTCCGGTCGAGCTGTTCCCGAACACAGGACCGGTACCGCGCGGTGGGGACGGACAGTTCAGCGGCAAACAAGGGCAGGTCGTGGTGATTACGGTTCCAGACCTGAAGGATGCCGCGAGCGTCAAAGGCCGATTCCTGGGCCGCACCATCCCGCTGTTTCCGAACCCTACCGCCGGGGCAACGGGCTACATCGGATTGCTGGGGATCGATCTACAAGATGAACCGGGCGCCCATGAACTGACGATCGATGCGCAATCGGGCGAACAGACCAGGCATTTCTCTTTTCAGGTGTTAGTGGTGAAGGAAAAATTTGCGGTGGAGCATCTGAAGTTGCCGAAGGATAAAGTGGATCTCGATGAGAAGGCCGCGGCGCGTTGGAAGGCAGAGCAGGAGCAAGTTCGCAAGTCCCTATCAGAAGAATCTGCCATGCGGCTGTGGCAGACCGGCTTTGTCGAGCCGGTGCATGGCAAACGCACCGGAATTTTCGGCAGCGTTCGCATCATGAACGGGCAGCCGAGAAATCCGCACAACGGGGAAGATATCGGGGCCCCGATGGGGACCGATGTCATGGCGAGCAACGACGGCGTGGTTCGCCTCGTGGTGGATCATATTTTTTCAGGCCGCGGCATCTTCGTGGACCATGGCCTGGGACTCTACTCGATGTATTTTCATCTGTCCGACGTACTGGTCAAGGAAGGCGATTTGATCAGGGCTGGCCAGGTGATCGGGAAAGTCGGCGCCACCGGCCGGGCGACCGGTCCGCATTTGCACTGGGGCATGAAGGTCAATGGCGCGCGAGTGAATCCCTATACGCTGCTGGATCTGCCGTTTCCGAAAAACCCGGCTGCCGACCTGCCTGTCGTCGCGGCCCCCACCGGTTCTGCACCACTGGAATCCACACCTGTCGCCGCCGGCGGCGACGGGCGCTAGCCAGGATACTTCAGCACCTCTGCTGCAATCGCCCCGCATTGCCGCGACGAGTGTTTCCTGCCGTGTGACTCGGTCATGCTACGACGCATCGTCATGAATCATGCGGGCCAGGTTTCGTCCTCGATATGGTTCCTTCGTGACGACCCATAGGTGATTCAGGGTGTCTACGGAGTATCGCGGCCGGTGTTCTGTTGCGCAGGTGCTGCAAGAGCCACGGCGACGGCCTTAACCAGTGATTCGGGAGTGTAGGGCTTCGGCAGGAACGCCATCCGGGCATCGAAGTGCTGCAACAGCAGGCCGTCGCGTTCAGAATATCCCGACGTGAGGATGACCTTGAGCCCCGGTTGGATGGCCTGCAGTTCGCTGGCGAGTTGCGCGCCTCCCATGCCCGGCATCACCATATCTGTCACCAGCAGCGCAATGTGCCGTTTCTGGTCTCGAACCAGCTGTAACGCCTCATCGCCGCATCGCGCGGCCACCACATGATAATGGTGAGCGACCAGGACGGTGTGGGCCAGGCCCCGTACCATGTCATTGTCTTCCACCAGCAAAATGGTTTCAGATTGCTCCCGGGTGGAGTTCTGGGGAGAAGCGGGGCGAAGGGCATCGGAGTCTCCGGCGATGCGCGGAAAATAGATGGTAAACGTGGTGCCCTTGCCAAGTTCGCTCGCAATGCCTATCGTCCCGCCGCTCTGTCTGACGATGCCGTAGACCGTCGAAAGACCCAGTCCGGTCCCCTTGCCTAATTCTTTCGTCGTAAAAAACGGCTCGAACAGATGGTTGAGAGTTTCGGCGCTCATTCCGCAGCCAGTGTCACGAACGGCGAGGGTGACGTGCGGGCCAGGCGCCAAAGGGTCCGGCCAGAACGGATCGGAATGGGTGACCATCACCTCCCCGGTTTCCAATTCGAGCCGACCGCCTTGCGGCATGGCGTCTCGCGCATTGACGACGAGATTCATCACCACTTGTTCGATCTGCCCGGCATCCGCCTTGATGTGCCCGAGGGTCGGATCCAGCGTGAGCACGAGCCGGATGTCTTCGCCGATGACACGCTTCATGAGTTCGACGATGTCCCTGACACGGTCGTTGAGATTTAGGGGTTGTCGTTCCACGATTTGATGGCGCGTGAATGCCAACAGCTGTCTGGTGAGGCCGGTTGCCTTGTTGCCGGCGTCCCTGATTTGCGCCATGCCGCGCTGCGCGCGGGATGTCAGTCCCGGTTCGTCCATCAACAGTTCGGCCCAACTGTTGATAATGGTCAGCAGGTTGTTGAAGTCGTGGGCCACGCCGCCAGCCATCCGTCCCAGCGCTTCCATCTTCTGCGCTTGCCGCAGCTGTCGTTCGAGATCTTTCCGGTTGAGGAATTCGCTGATCATGGCGCCCAACTCGGAGATGCGCTCAAGCCTGGAGGGTGTGGGGCGGAGGACTTCCGTGACGAAACACTCGATGATGCCGAGGATGTTTTTTCCGGCCGAGATCGGGAAGGCGATCGCACCGCGCAGATCGGCGTGCCGTGCGGCGTCGCGTGCGGGGAATGCCGGTTCTTTCAGAATATCCGGAGAGAACACGGCCGTGCCGGTTTTCCAGGCGCGGCCGGCCAGACCCGTGCCGGATGCCAGCGACAGCGATTGATAGGCTTGCGCGAACGCCTCAACGGAAGAACCGGCCCTGTGCCAGAGCGCATTGCAGTGGAGCGCCTGATCGTGGGGATCGACGAGCCACAGCGCGCCCAGGGTCCACCCCTGTAGTTCGCACATCGCACGAAGGATTCTTGGAACCGCCTCGTTGAGCGTGACGGATTCTTCAAGGGCCAGGCCCACGGCCAATTGGACCGCATGCATGGTCTCGGCCTGCCGTCGTTCGGTGATGTCGTTTTTCGCCCCGATCATGCGATAGGGTTTGTGGGCCCGATCACGCAACACGTACCCGTGATCGACGACATACGCGTAGGTGCCGTCGTTTCGGCGGAAGCGATATTCGGCCGTCCACAGGTGCTGCTCCGATTCCAGCACCAGGGTCAGGTTGGTGATGACGGCCACACGATCTTCAGGGTGCACCTGATCGGCCCAGGGGATCTGGCCAGGCTCAAGATGCAACACCGCCGGTTCATAGACCGATTGATAGGCTTCGTTGAACCAGGCCGTGCCGGACGCAATATCCCAATCCCATATGCCGTCCTGCGTGGCCAGGCAGGTCAGATGGAATCGTTCTTCGCTTTTCCGCAACGCCTGTTCGACCCGGTGTCGCCCCATAGCATAACGGATGGCGCGTTTCAGGGCATCGCCGGTCAATCGGCCTTTGACCAGATAGTCTTGTGCGCCGCGTAGGAGGGACTTTTCGGCGACCAATTCATTGTCGAGACCGGTCAGCACAATGACCGCCGCCTCGCCGGCCTTTGGCCGCACGCGGTCGAGCGTTTCGAGTCCGTGGCTGTCCGGCAACGACAGGTCGACCAACACGGCGTCCACCGGCCCGGCGATCAACTTGGAGACGCCGATGTCCAGCCGCTCAGCCCAATCGAGGGAGATGTCGTGGGGCTCCTGTTCGCAGAGCGCGGTCCGGATCAATTCTGCGTCGTCCTCGTTGTCCTCGATCAGCAACACGTGCATGTGTTACCTCTTCAGCGTGGGAACCTTCGAGACGAGGGTCCAATAGAGTTCGAATTCTTTCACGACGGCGATAAACCGGGTAAACGTGACGGGCTTTCGGATGTAGGAACAGGCGCCCTGCTCGAAGGAACGCACGATGTCTTCTTCCCGCTCGCTGACCGTCAGAATCACGACGGGAAGCGCGCGAAACCGAGGATCCGCTTTAATTTCCGTCAGCACTTCAAGGCCCGTCTTTTTCGGCATGTTGATGTCGAGCAGTACCATGCCGGGAAACGAGCACTGGCCGAAGGCACCTTCCCCGCGCAGGTACGCCATGGCCTCGACCCCATCCCGGACCACGGCGACGCGGTTGGTCATGTTCACGGTCTCAAACGCCTCTCGGATGAGCAGGATGTCATCCTCATTGTCCTCGGCGATCAAGATGTCGAATGGTCTCAGCGTCATGGTCTCACCTCTCTCGCAACGTGCCGGTTCATGCCGAATGTGATGAAAAACTCCGAGCCCCCGCCTTCACGCGGGGAAACCCAGGCCCGCCCGCCGTGCCGTTCCGCGACTTGGCGCACAATCGCCAAGCCCGCTCCGGTGCCTTCAATGTCGCGCCCGACCGCCCGCCGGAATAATTCAAAAATACGCTCGCGCTGATCGGCAGGAACGCCGGTCCCGCGGTCGCGTACCACCAATCCTGCATATTCCTCCCCTTCGGGATCGATCTCGACGTGAGCCGCGATTTCGATGTCCGGCGATTCACCCGGAGCGACAAACTTCAACGCATTGGCCACCAGATTGTAGAGGCCTTGGATCGCCCAGGTCGTGTTGACCCGCAGGTGCGGCAGAGGGGAGCGAATCGCAATGTTGGCGCCGGTGGTTTTGATGCGGCGTTCCAGTCTCCGTATCACCTCCTGGATCAGGTGATCGGCGTCGATCTCGTCGACAGGCGGCTCCATACGCTGGGCGCGCGACAGGTCCAGAATATCGGTGAGCAGTTGGTCGAGCCGCTGTGTGGCCCGCACGATGCGACGGAGGAAATCTTGGCCCTTCTCATCGAGCCGGGCCGCGTAGCGTTCCTGCAACAGCAGCGAGAAGCTTTCAATGGCGCGCAGCGGTTCTTTCAGATCGTGCGAGGTCACATAGAGCAGGGTTTCGAGGTCTTTGTTCTTCTTCAAGATCATCACTTCGGCTTGGCGCCGTTCGGTGATGTCCCGATTTGTTTCGAGCACGAGGTGGTGCCCGCCGGTTTTCACCAGTCCCCACCGACTCTCGACCAGCACTTCCCGCCCATCTTTCGTGCGATGGTGTAGTTCGCCGGTCCAGGCGCCGGTGGTCTCCAGTTCTGCGTAAATGGTCTCCAGCGGACAAGGGGGCGTGCTTTTCAGCAAGGCATGGCTGCTCCGGCCGATCGCCTCGGCACGGGTATAGC is a window encoding:
- the pafA gene encoding Pup--protein ligase produces the protein MQQRIFGLENEYGLIFSPNGKIYLPMEKVLGYIFEGLIPNSWPSNAFLVNGARFYQDTGCHPEYSTPECDNILDLVIHDKAGERLLEACLPAAEERLREEGLSGEIYIFKNNTDSLGNTYGCHENYLMRRDVDFWKVTEQLIPFFVTRQIYSGAGKVLKVSGKPQYFISQRAQHIHEKTSSSTTSSRSIINTRDEPHADAEKYRRLHIIVGDSNMSEYATYLKVGTATLVLSMIEAGFSVTGMELEDPVKAIREISRDPSLNKKVKLDDGRQMTAIEIQRVYVKRAAEFLDAQAHDPVLDDVLEKWISVLDRLEEDPMQLVHEVDWVMKKHLIQSYTEKKDCGWDDPRVFLLDLQFHDVKRTRGLYYLMENRGMAVRVVEEEAVQRAMSVPPQTTRAKVRGDFIRFARAKNRSYTVDWTYLKLNGYWEETILCMDPFSAVNRRVEELLSQVSGARLYR
- a CDS encoding M23 family metallopeptidase, translating into MSFLDRVLIISVVLLASVFPVELFPNTGPVPRGGDGQFSGKQGQVVVITVPDLKDAASVKGRFLGRTIPLFPNPTAGATGYIGLLGIDLQDEPGAHELTIDAQSGEQTRHFSFQVLVVKEKFAVEHLKLPKDKVDLDEKAAARWKAEQEQVRKSLSEESAMRLWQTGFVEPVHGKRTGIFGSVRIMNGQPRNPHNGEDIGAPMGTDVMASNDGVVRLVVDHIFSGRGIFVDHGLGLYSMYFHLSDVLVKEGDLIRAGQVIGKVGATGRATGPHLHWGMKVNGARVNPYTLLDLPFPKNPAADLPVVAAPTGSAPLESTPVAAGGDGR
- a CDS encoding response regulator produces the protein MHVLLIEDNEDDAELIRTALCEQEPHDISLDWAERLDIGVSKLIAGPVDAVLVDLSLPDSHGLETLDRVRPKAGEAAVIVLTGLDNELVAEKSLLRGAQDYLVKGRLTGDALKRAIRYAMGRHRVEQALRKSEERFHLTCLATQDGIWDWDIASGTAWFNEAYQSVYEPAVLHLEPGQIPWADQVHPEDRVAVITNLTLVLESEQHLWTAEYRFRRNDGTYAYVVDHGYVLRDRAHKPYRMIGAKNDITERRQAETMHAVQLAVGLALEESVTLNEAVPRILRAMCELQGWTLGALWLVDPHDQALHCNALWHRAGSSVEAFAQAYQSLSLASGTGLAGRAWKTGTAVFSPDILKEPAFPARDAARHADLRGAIAFPISAGKNILGIIECFVTEVLRPTPSRLERISELGAMISEFLNRKDLERQLRQAQKMEALGRMAGGVAHDFNNLLTIINSWAELLMDEPGLTSRAQRGMAQIRDAGNKATGLTRQLLAFTRHQIVERQPLNLNDRVRDIVELMKRVIGEDIRLVLTLDPTLGHIKADAGQIEQVVMNLVVNARDAMPQGGRLELETGEVMVTHSDPFWPDPLAPGPHVTLAVRDTGCGMSAETLNHLFEPFFTTKELGKGTGLGLSTVYGIVRQSGGTIGIASELGKGTTFTIYFPRIAGDSDALRPASPQNSTREQSETILLVEDNDMVRGLAHTVLVAHHYHVVAARCGDEALQLVRDQKRHIALLVTDMVMPGMGGAQLASELQAIQPGLKVILTSGYSERDGLLLQHFDARMAFLPKPYTPESLVKAVAVALAAPAQQNTGRDTP
- a CDS encoding response regulator, encoding MTLRPFDILIAEDNEDDILLIREAFETVNMTNRVAVVRDGVEAMAYLRGEGAFGQCSFPGMVLLDINMPKKTGLEVLTEIKADPRFRALPVVILTVSEREEDIVRSFEQGACSYIRKPVTFTRFIAVVKEFELYWTLVSKVPTLKR